The following coding sequences lie in one Desertibacillus haloalkaliphilus genomic window:
- a CDS encoding YheC/YheD family protein — protein sequence MSIKRHQVKSKLAVAYVLENSSHTASYIPDTELLYRATFEQMIEKHSSVFVKPDSGRKSQGILKIKRLANDHFQLRESWSTNIKNFTSKNNLWTALKKRTKNKRYVIQQGINSYTESGRPFDLRCHALRVNGDWLIGGICARIGPVKEIVTTSHNGGTPTLIEDLFSLHLSFTREEQTEIIDRLHACVLHVVKTISPMYPCNYEFAVDIGLDDKKDIWVYEVNIEPLIRGNFKQLKDKSLYRRIRALRRKAKP from the coding sequence ATGTCAATAAAACGTCATCAAGTGAAAAGTAAATTAGCTGTTGCCTATGTTCTTGAAAACTCAAGTCATACTGCATCATACATCCCAGATACTGAACTACTTTACAGAGCAACCTTTGAACAAATGATTGAAAAACATTCATCCGTGTTTGTCAAGCCAGATAGTGGGAGAAAATCTCAAGGCATCCTTAAAATAAAACGTTTGGCGAATGACCACTTTCAATTACGAGAAAGCTGGAGTACGAACATCAAGAACTTTACAAGCAAAAACAATCTCTGGACAGCACTTAAAAAAAGAACAAAAAACAAAAGATATGTCATTCAGCAAGGGATTAACAGCTATACGGAAAGCGGTCGACCCTTTGATTTACGCTGTCATGCCCTACGAGTAAACGGAGATTGGTTGATAGGCGGGATATGCGCTCGCATTGGTCCTGTAAAAGAAATCGTTACAACCTCTCATAACGGGGGAACACCAACTCTTATCGAAGACTTGTTTTCTTTGCATTTATCCTTTACTAGAGAAGAGCAAACTGAAATCATCGATCGTTTGCATGCTTGTGTGTTACATGTAGTCAAAACGATCAGCCCAATGTATCCATGTAATTATGAATTTGCTGTAGATATCGGGCTAGATGATAAAAAGGACATTTGGGTTTATGAAGTCAATATTGAACCACTAATACGAGGTAATTTCAAACAATTAAAGGACAAAAGCCTCTATAGGCGCATTCGTGCATTACGAAGAAAAGCAAAACCGTGA
- a CDS encoding YheC/YheD family protein, producing the protein MSKHKVIRSKMDKTKVLMNDPIICEHIPTTKWFTRNHLKIMLKKYSSIYIKPDKGRQGLGIFRIKAVSNNKWEISNGKNFSKIVDQKQIYQEIRKKLSYEKQYLIQNGIDLATYNHRPFDIRLVMQKPLDRWQLSITCAKIGDHKDSVVTYAKNRSLELPLETTLADIDQDIDPLPVYRELVDLSHQIATMLGNHFPFRILGLDMAIDKNGKLWFIEANTKPDCIGMKKYNDEQSYHKFLVANEFLRNQ; encoded by the coding sequence ATGTCTAAACATAAAGTCATTAGAAGTAAAATGGATAAGACGAAAGTACTCATGAACGATCCAATCATTTGTGAGCACATACCAACAACAAAATGGTTTACTAGAAACCATTTAAAAATAATGCTAAAAAAGTATTCTAGTATTTATATCAAACCTGATAAAGGAAGGCAAGGGCTAGGTATTTTTCGGATAAAAGCTGTTTCTAATAACAAATGGGAAATTTCAAATGGCAAAAATTTCAGCAAGATTGTTGACCAGAAGCAAATCTATCAAGAAATCAGGAAAAAACTTTCCTACGAAAAACAGTATTTAATCCAAAATGGAATTGATCTTGCCACTTACAACCACCGCCCCTTTGACATTCGGCTTGTCATGCAAAAACCACTCGATCGATGGCAACTTTCAATCACTTGTGCAAAGATAGGAGACCATAAAGATTCTGTTGTCACGTATGCCAAAAACCGTTCTTTAGAATTACCGTTAGAAACAACATTAGCAGACATCGATCAAGACATTGATCCTTTGCCCGTGTATCGAGAACTAGTTGACCTCTCTCACCAAATAGCTACAATGCTAGGGAATCATTTTCCATTTCGAATTCTTGGATTAGATATGGCTATTGATAAGAACGGTAAATTGTGGTTCATTGAAGCAAACACCAAACCAGATTGTATCGGCATGAAAAAATATAATGATGAACAATCATATCATAAATTTCTAGTGGCAAATGAATTTTTACGCAACCAATGA
- a CDS encoding exonuclease SbcCD subunit D has protein sequence MKLFHTADWHLGKLIQGVYMTEDQRYVLTQFIDAIKEEKPDAVIVAGDLYDRAIPPTEAVNLLDELFEEIVTNLNTPVLAIAGNHDGPDRIDFGNSFMKSNGLHLVGQLRTSLPPVKLRDQYGEVHFHLVPYAEPGMVRHVFADDSIRTHDDAMRVITTKITEALDHQARHVFVGHAFVTAKGEQAENTSDSERPLTIGGAEHVPSSYFEAFHYTALGHLHQAHNVSSNQIRYAGSPLKYSVSEENHKKGFYVVELDEFGEVTVEKRLLKPRRDMYTVEAYIDELETHEMNDDYVFVRLLDENPVLYPMEKVRSVYPNAMHVERKIIRQHSEQSNMDVNREQMDELSLFRSFYKEVKGAELTEEKEARFADLLDEVFKKERERL, from the coding sequence TTGAAATTATTCCATACCGCTGATTGGCACTTAGGAAAGCTGATCCAAGGTGTTTATATGACAGAGGATCAACGTTACGTTTTAACCCAATTTATCGATGCCATTAAAGAGGAGAAACCTGACGCAGTCATCGTTGCGGGTGACTTATATGACAGAGCAATTCCGCCGACAGAGGCTGTGAATCTATTAGATGAACTGTTTGAGGAGATTGTCACGAATTTAAATACCCCGGTACTTGCGATTGCAGGTAACCATGATGGACCAGATCGAATTGATTTTGGAAATTCATTTATGAAAAGTAACGGGCTTCACCTTGTTGGACAACTTCGCACATCACTTCCCCCAGTTAAGTTGCGTGATCAATATGGAGAAGTACATTTTCACCTCGTGCCATATGCTGAGCCTGGAATGGTCCGTCATGTATTTGCGGATGACAGTATTCGCACCCATGATGATGCGATGAGAGTGATCACAACGAAGATTACAGAAGCGCTTGATCACCAGGCGCGACATGTTTTTGTTGGTCATGCATTTGTAACGGCTAAAGGGGAACAAGCAGAGAATACGAGTGACTCTGAGCGACCGCTTACGATCGGTGGGGCGGAGCATGTTCCATCGAGTTATTTTGAGGCGTTCCATTATACGGCCCTTGGCCATCTTCATCAAGCGCATAACGTGTCTTCAAATCAAATTCGTTATGCAGGGTCTCCGTTAAAGTACTCAGTTTCAGAGGAAAACCACAAGAAAGGCTTTTATGTTGTCGAGTTGGATGAATTCGGTGAGGTGACGGTTGAAAAGCGCTTATTAAAACCGCGCCGTGATATGTATACCGTAGAGGCTTATATCGATGAATTAGAGACCCATGAGATGAATGATGATTACGTTTTTGTACGATTACTTGATGAAAATCCTGTTCTTTATCCGATGGAGAAGGTTCGTTCTGTTTATCCGAATGCGATGCATGTGGAGCGAAAAATCATCCGTCAGCATAGTGAACAATCGAACATGGACGTGAATCGTGAGCAGATGGACGAGCTTTCCTTGTTCCGTTCATTTTATAAAGAAGTCAAAGGTGCCGAATTGACAGAAGAAAAAGAGGCGCGTTTTGCGGATCTTTTAGATGAAGTCTTTAAAAAAGAGAGGGAACGACTATGA